A single region of the Leptothrix cholodnii SP-6 genome encodes:
- a CDS encoding DMT family transporter yields MRRRPLPPWLAYACLGASMALVGSYVGLSKLLVGVFPIFLLAWLRFGIAAVAMAGWLRRPADEQPLSRHDRVLLFFESFLGNFLFSVCMLYGVLLSTALAAGVIMAALPGVVALLSRLFLRERLTPQVLAGIGCAVAGIMLVSLAKPAAADTVTEPGHAVLLGNLLLMGAVLCEASYVVIGKKLSGPLGPKRISALVNAWGLALVTPLGLWQARSFDFGAVGDGTWGLLVFYALAASVATVWLWMTGLRQVPAAQAGVFTVMLPLAAAGVGVGLLGEHVSGAQAGAFALALLGVALATWPAGQRASD; encoded by the coding sequence GTGAGGCGCCGTCCGCTGCCGCCGTGGCTGGCCTACGCCTGCCTGGGCGCCAGCATGGCGCTGGTGGGCAGTTACGTCGGGCTGTCCAAGCTGCTGGTCGGCGTGTTCCCGATCTTCCTGCTGGCGTGGCTGCGCTTCGGCATCGCCGCGGTCGCGATGGCCGGCTGGCTGCGCCGGCCCGCCGACGAGCAGCCGCTGTCGCGCCACGACCGCGTGCTGCTGTTCTTCGAGAGCTTTCTCGGCAACTTCCTGTTCTCGGTCTGCATGCTCTACGGCGTGCTGCTCAGCACCGCGCTGGCGGCCGGCGTGATCATGGCGGCGCTGCCGGGCGTGGTGGCGCTGCTGTCGCGGCTGTTCCTGCGCGAGCGGCTGACACCGCAGGTGCTGGCGGGTATCGGCTGCGCGGTGGCGGGCATCATGCTCGTCAGCCTGGCCAAGCCGGCTGCCGCCGACACCGTCACCGAGCCCGGCCACGCGGTGCTGCTCGGCAACCTACTGCTGATGGGCGCGGTGTTGTGCGAAGCCAGCTACGTGGTGATCGGCAAGAAGCTCAGCGGCCCGCTCGGCCCCAAGCGCATCAGCGCGCTGGTCAATGCATGGGGCCTGGCACTGGTCACGCCGCTGGGGCTGTGGCAGGCGCGGTCGTTCGACTTCGGCGCGGTCGGCGACGGCACCTGGGGGCTGCTGGTGTTCTACGCGCTGGCGGCCAGCGTGGCCACGGTCTGGCTGTGGATGACCGGGCTGCGCCAGGTACCGGCTGCGCAGGCGGGCGTGTTCACGGTGATGCTGCCGCTGGCCGCCGCCGGCGTGGGCGTGGGCCTGCTCGGCGAACACGTCAGCGGCGCCCAGGCCGGCGCATTTGCGCTGGCCCTGCTGGGCGTCGCGCTGGCCACCTGGCCGGCCGGTCAGCGCGCCAGCGACTGA
- a CDS encoding GGDEF domain-containing protein, translated as MQAAGNWRGVFARNERIAVQAMLENLRRLWWLACLLVPLSVLHVTVSWVDAPQHAARSMGLSAAPDARLDAQADGSAAAAAAARAANVARWKEAVVVVHLGMAANLLIVSAMIWWARRQAPHVRAFQGVLEAWGLISALGFTIVVASIDQWISAGITPFLIGCVLVGSLFLLRPQRAALLYGCAFLVYAWAMGLTQGDDARLLSNRVDGLIAAVLGFMVSLMIWRKHVLKETLVSELQVTRMALQERSTELQSMAVRDTLTGLWNRAEIMRLAQRELTRAQRHGGETCFIMVDLDSFKLINDRWGHATGDRVLAAVASLLLEELRATDEVGRLAGEEFAVLLPQTNLEEARLLAERLHLAVARLRVPLGDATVRLTASIGAASQTGRALVPVPQQFERLFGSAEQALSSAKSQGRDRVVVAPPMAPLV; from the coding sequence GTGCAAGCAGCTGGCAACTGGCGCGGAGTTTTTGCGCGCAATGAACGCATCGCCGTCCAGGCGATGCTCGAGAACCTGCGTCGGCTCTGGTGGCTGGCCTGTCTGCTGGTGCCGCTGAGCGTGTTGCACGTGACGGTGTCGTGGGTCGATGCGCCGCAGCACGCCGCGCGTTCGATGGGCCTGTCGGCCGCACCCGACGCCCGCCTCGATGCGCAGGCCGACGGTTCGGCGGCTGCGGCCGCCGCGGCCCGGGCCGCCAACGTGGCGCGCTGGAAGGAAGCCGTGGTGGTGGTGCACCTGGGCATGGCCGCGAACCTGCTGATCGTCAGCGCGATGATCTGGTGGGCGCGGCGCCAGGCGCCGCACGTGCGCGCTTTCCAGGGCGTGCTCGAAGCCTGGGGGCTGATCAGCGCGCTCGGTTTCACGATCGTCGTCGCCAGCATCGATCAGTGGATCTCGGCCGGCATCACGCCGTTCCTGATCGGCTGCGTGCTGGTCGGTTCGCTGTTCCTGCTGCGACCGCAGCGGGCGGCCCTGTTGTACGGCTGCGCGTTCCTGGTCTACGCCTGGGCGATGGGGCTGACGCAGGGCGACGACGCGCGCCTGCTGTCCAACCGCGTCGACGGCCTGATCGCGGCGGTGCTGGGCTTCATGGTGAGCCTGATGATCTGGCGCAAGCACGTGCTCAAGGAAACGCTGGTGTCGGAGCTGCAGGTCACCCGCATGGCCTTGCAGGAGCGCAGCACCGAACTGCAGTCGATGGCGGTGCGCGACACCTTGACCGGCTTGTGGAACCGCGCCGAGATCATGCGGCTGGCCCAGCGCGAGCTGACCCGCGCCCAGCGCCACGGCGGCGAGACCTGCTTCATCATGGTCGACCTCGACAGCTTCAAGCTCATCAACGACCGCTGGGGCCATGCCACCGGGGATCGCGTGCTGGCCGCGGTGGCGAGCCTGCTGCTCGAGGAGCTGCGCGCCACCGACGAGGTCGGCCGCCTGGCCGGCGAGGAGTTCGCGGTGCTGCTGCCGCAGACCAATCTCGAGGAGGCCCGGCTGCTGGCCGAGCGCCTGCACCTGGCGGTCGCGCGCTTGCGCGTGCCGCTGGGCGACGCCACCGTGCGCCTGACGGCCAGCATCGGCGCGGCCTCGCAGACCGGCCGCGCGCTGGTGCCGGTGCCGCAGCAGTTCGAGCGGCTGTTCGGCTCGGCCGAGCAGGCGCTGTCGTCGGCCAAGTCGCAGGGGCGTGACCGCGTGGTGGTCGCCCCGCCGATGGCGCCACTGGTCTGA
- a CDS encoding bifunctional diguanylate cyclase/phosphodiesterase has protein sequence MGKPAPQRTGALHPPLPVWLPYFLSALLVTVLVVVLAGLSLWQEKLRQRERAAVAAQNVVRLLEAHVADVFRHCDTWLHVVSRLIAEREPGVSLNSPVLQRNLEIEQTAVGELRRVRVTDAGGQVVVGDTWADPAARDLSSRADFRRAMTVADAGLIVTGPKRDTASGEWSMSLMRAVRGADGRFQGVVVADLPVRHFAARFAAPELGQRGAATIRTSGLALVLREPWPGDDSRLIGSTEVSRQLREVLANPAREGSYIAATALDGIERVNAYRKLRDYPLTVIVGLATDDFAPAWNTIALMIGLLSAMSVGTVILAAVLLYRGSRRQIDAAQQRFDSVVRYSRDAIVCKSRAGIVTSWNAGAEAIFGYTEAEMLGRPVTVLLPPERQHEEAEILACVARGERVEPFETVRLHKNGQRLAISISVAPLVDAEQQIVGASSIARDVTRQRAMEEEIRSLAFDDPLTRLPNRRLLLDRLGHALAAARRSHVCAAVIFIDLDHFKQLNDLHGHAAGDRLLVDVARRLRATVRESDTVARLGGDEFVVVCTDLGADVAQAHVEAQALEAKIEAAISHDMPVGEAVFVCRASVGYRLFCGGDDTIETLLRDADAAMYATKATHRASEWGGDDLAGTPQSLAR, from the coding sequence ATGGGCAAGCCCGCGCCGCAGCGTACCGGTGCCTTGCACCCGCCGTTGCCGGTGTGGCTGCCGTATTTCCTGTCGGCCTTGCTGGTGACGGTGCTGGTGGTGGTGCTGGCCGGGCTTTCGCTGTGGCAGGAAAAGCTGCGCCAGCGCGAGCGCGCGGCGGTGGCGGCCCAGAACGTCGTGCGCCTGCTCGAGGCCCATGTCGCCGACGTGTTCCGCCATTGCGACACCTGGCTGCATGTGGTGAGCCGGCTGATCGCCGAGCGCGAGCCCGGCGTGTCGCTGAACTCGCCGGTGCTGCAGCGCAACCTGGAGATCGAGCAGACCGCGGTCGGCGAGTTGCGCCGCGTTCGTGTCACCGATGCCGGCGGGCAGGTGGTGGTCGGCGACACCTGGGCCGATCCGGCGGCGCGCGACCTGTCGTCGCGGGCCGATTTCCGCCGCGCGATGACGGTCGCCGATGCCGGCCTGATCGTCACCGGCCCCAAGCGTGACACCGCCAGCGGTGAATGGTCGATGAGCCTGATGCGCGCCGTGCGTGGCGCCGACGGACGTTTCCAGGGCGTGGTGGTGGCGGATCTGCCGGTGCGCCATTTCGCCGCCCGTTTCGCGGCACCCGAGCTCGGGCAGCGCGGTGCGGCGACCATCCGCACCTCGGGCCTGGCCCTGGTGCTGCGCGAGCCGTGGCCGGGCGACGACAGCCGCCTGATCGGCAGCACCGAGGTCTCCCGGCAGCTGCGCGAGGTGCTCGCCAATCCGGCCAGAGAGGGCAGCTACATCGCCGCCACCGCGCTCGACGGCATCGAGCGGGTCAACGCCTACCGCAAGTTGCGCGACTACCCGCTGACGGTGATCGTCGGCCTGGCCACCGACGACTTCGCGCCGGCCTGGAACACCATCGCGCTGATGATCGGCCTGCTGTCGGCGATGAGCGTGGGCACGGTGATCCTGGCGGCCGTGCTGCTGTACCGCGGCTCGCGCCGCCAGATCGATGCCGCGCAGCAGCGCTTCGATTCGGTCGTGCGCTACTCGCGCGATGCGATCGTCTGCAAGTCGCGCGCGGGCATCGTCACCAGCTGGAACGCCGGCGCCGAGGCGATCTTCGGCTACACCGAGGCCGAGATGCTGGGCCGACCCGTCACCGTGCTGCTGCCGCCCGAGCGCCAGCACGAGGAGGCCGAGATCCTGGCCTGCGTGGCGCGCGGCGAGCGGGTCGAGCCCTTCGAGACCGTGCGGCTGCACAAGAACGGTCAGCGGCTGGCGATCTCGATCTCGGTGGCGCCGCTGGTCGATGCCGAGCAGCAGATCGTCGGCGCCTCCAGCATCGCGCGCGACGTCACCCGTCAGCGTGCGATGGAAGAAGAGATCCGCAGCCTGGCCTTCGACGATCCGCTCACCCGTTTGCCCAACCGCCGCCTGCTGCTCGACCGCCTCGGCCACGCCCTGGCGGCCGCACGCCGCAGCCACGTCTGCGCGGCGGTGATCTTCATCGATCTCGACCACTTCAAGCAGCTCAACGACCTGCACGGCCACGCGGCCGGCGACCGCCTGCTGGTCGACGTGGCCCGGCGCCTGCGCGCCACCGTGCGCGAGAGCGACACCGTGGCGCGGCTGGGTGGCGACGAGTTCGTGGTGGTCTGCACCGACCTGGGCGCCGACGTGGCGCAGGCCCATGTCGAGGCACAGGCACTGGAGGCCAAGATCGAGGCCGCGATCAGTCACGACATGCCGGTGGGCGAGGCGGTTTTCGTCTGCCGTGCCAGCGTCGGCTACCGGCTCTTCTGCGGCGGCGACGACACGATCGAAACCCTGCTGCGCGACGCCGATGCGGCGATGTACGCCACCAAGGCGACCCACCGCGCCAGCGAGTGGGGCGGCGACGACCTGGCCGGCACCCCTCAGTCGCTGGCGCGCTGA
- the dusA gene encoding tRNA dihydrouridine(20/20a) synthase DusA: protein MIDSRAHQQPGIAPEAWRLSVAPMLDWTDRHCRHFHRLLTRRTRLYTEMVTTGALLHGDQARHLDFDAIEHPVALQLGGSDPADLAACARLAQRWGYDEVNLNCGCPSERVQKGAFGACLMAEPALVADGVKAMRDAVDVPVTVKHRIGIDRGESYDFVRDFVGTLADAGCEVFIVHARNAWLQGLSPKENRDIPPLRYEQVYQLKRDFPQLTIVINGGIRTDDEIAAHLAHVDGVMVGRQAYHEPWQMAGWDLRFFGEAAPAGERAQVEAAWMDYLQAQHLGGRPWPQAMRHALGLWNGVAGARSWRQFWSDHHHKLRPPHELSALSPRPGTAAGRERIAP from the coding sequence ATGATCGATTCACGAGCACATCAACAACCCGGCATCGCCCCCGAGGCCTGGCGCCTGTCGGTCGCCCCGATGCTGGACTGGACCGACCGCCACTGCCGCCACTTCCATCGCCTGCTCACGCGCCGCACCCGGCTCTACACCGAGATGGTCACCACCGGCGCCCTGCTGCACGGGGATCAGGCGCGCCACCTCGACTTCGACGCCATCGAGCACCCGGTGGCGCTGCAGCTCGGTGGCAGCGATCCGGCCGATCTGGCCGCCTGTGCCAGGCTGGCGCAGCGCTGGGGTTATGACGAGGTCAACCTCAACTGCGGCTGCCCGAGCGAGCGGGTGCAGAAGGGCGCGTTCGGCGCCTGCCTGATGGCCGAGCCGGCGCTGGTGGCCGATGGCGTCAAGGCGATGCGCGACGCGGTGGACGTGCCGGTGACCGTCAAGCACCGCATCGGCATCGACCGTGGCGAGAGCTACGACTTCGTGCGCGACTTCGTCGGCACGCTGGCGGATGCGGGCTGCGAGGTCTTCATCGTGCATGCGCGCAATGCCTGGCTGCAGGGCCTGAGCCCGAAGGAAAACCGCGACATCCCGCCGCTGCGCTACGAGCAGGTCTACCAGCTCAAGCGCGACTTCCCGCAGCTGACGATCGTCATCAACGGCGGCATCAGGACCGACGACGAGATCGCCGCGCACCTGGCCCATGTCGACGGCGTGATGGTGGGCCGTCAGGCCTATCACGAACCCTGGCAGATGGCGGGCTGGGACCTGCGTTTCTTCGGCGAGGCCGCGCCGGCGGGCGAGCGCGCGCAGGTCGAAGCCGCCTGGATGGACTATCTGCAGGCCCAGCATCTGGGCGGGCGGCCGTGGCCGCAGGCGATGCGCCATGCGCTGGGCCTCTGGAACGGCGTGGCCGGTGCGCGCAGCTGGCGGCAGTTCTGGTCCGACCATCATCACAAGTTGCGCCCGCCGCACGAATTGAGCGCGCTTTCGCCGCGCCCCGGGACGGCCGCCGGACGCGAACGGATTGCCCCTTAA
- a CDS encoding ABC transporter permease, which yields MITTPTARWVSRLWLFGGFAFLYLPIVSLVVFSFTESPVPNVWSGFSLRWYEKLVGDEDIRAALFLSLQVAAGSATGAVVLGTLAAFTLERYPRFRGRTLFSGMINAPLVMPEVIVGLSLLLMLVSVQRVFGFPERGLMTIWLGHLLVGMAYATVVISARLRDLNPQFEEAAQDLGARPIQVFFLVTLPMIAQSLLAAWLLTFTLSLDDVVMSAFLSGPGSTTLPLVIFSRARLGLDPTVNALATVVIAVVAVFVVLSSYLIAQRERRLWKEQQAALKG from the coding sequence ATGATCACCACCCCCACCGCCCGCTGGGTCAGCCGCCTGTGGCTGTTCGGCGGCTTCGCCTTCCTCTACCTGCCGATCGTCTCGCTGGTGGTGTTCAGCTTCACCGAGTCGCCGGTGCCCAACGTCTGGAGCGGCTTCTCGCTGCGCTGGTACGAGAAGCTCGTCGGCGACGAGGACATCCGCGCCGCGCTGTTCCTGAGCCTGCAGGTCGCGGCCGGCTCGGCCACCGGCGCGGTGGTGCTGGGCACGCTGGCGGCGTTCACGCTCGAGCGCTATCCGCGCTTCAGGGGCCGCACGCTGTTCTCCGGGATGATCAACGCGCCGCTGGTGATGCCCGAGGTCATCGTCGGCCTGTCGCTGCTGCTGATGCTGGTGTCGGTGCAGCGTGTCTTCGGTTTCCCCGAGCGCGGCCTGATGACGATCTGGCTCGGCCACCTGCTGGTCGGCATGGCCTACGCCACGGTGGTGATCTCGGCGCGCCTGCGCGACCTCAATCCGCAGTTCGAGGAGGCCGCGCAGGACCTGGGCGCCCGGCCGATCCAGGTGTTCTTCCTGGTCACGCTGCCGATGATCGCGCAGTCGCTGCTGGCGGCCTGGCTGCTGACCTTCACGCTCTCGCTCGACGACGTCGTGATGTCGGCCTTCCTGTCCGGCCCGGGCTCGACGACGCTGCCGCTGGTGATCTTCTCGCGCGCCCGGCTCGGCCTCGACCCCACCGTCAACGCGCTCGCCACGGTGGTGATCGCGGTGGTCGCGGTGTTCGTGGTGCTGTCGAGCTACCTGATCGCGCAGCGCGAGCGCCGGCTCTGGAAAGAACAGCAGGCGGCCCTGAAGGGCTGA
- a CDS encoding ABC transporter permease, with translation MSIHTTRIARLAERARALGGRNSVIGVPYVWLLIFFLLPFLILLRISLSSMDGALVTELVHWTETELTLTVRLGNYQLLFTDDLYISTYGLSLLYAGVTTLVCLAIGYPFAYFMARSAASLQPLLLMGVMLPFWTSFLLRVYAWKGLLDADTGWVGTALKALGIDQVLFALGAIPAEGQFMYSPFSLVIGMVYTYLPFMVLPLYGTLSKLDIRLLEAAQDLGATPWQTFWRVTVPLSRAGIVAGAMLVFIPCVGEYVIPELLGGPETLMIGRVLWDEFFANNDWPMASSVAVVMVMMILVPLAIFNRSQAQATHK, from the coding sequence ATGAGCATCCACACCACCCGCATCGCGCGCCTGGCCGAACGGGCCCGCGCGCTGGGCGGGCGCAACAGCGTGATCGGCGTGCCCTATGTGTGGCTGCTGATCTTCTTCCTGCTGCCGTTCCTGATCCTGCTGCGCATCAGCCTGTCGTCGATGGACGGCGCGCTGGTCACCGAACTGGTCCACTGGACCGAGACCGAGCTGACGCTGACCGTGCGGCTGGGCAACTACCAGCTGCTGTTCACCGACGACCTCTACATCAGCACCTACGGCCTGTCGCTGCTGTACGCCGGCGTCACCACGCTGGTGTGCCTGGCGATCGGCTACCCGTTCGCCTACTTCATGGCGCGCTCGGCCGCATCGCTGCAGCCGCTGCTGCTGATGGGCGTGATGCTGCCGTTCTGGACCAGCTTCCTGCTGCGCGTCTACGCCTGGAAGGGCCTGCTCGACGCCGACACCGGCTGGGTCGGCACGGCGCTCAAGGCGCTGGGCATCGACCAGGTGCTGTTCGCGCTCGGCGCCATCCCGGCCGAGGGGCAGTTCATGTACAGCCCGTTCTCGCTGGTGATCGGCATGGTCTACACCTATCTGCCGTTCATGGTGCTGCCGCTGTACGGCACGCTGTCCAAGCTCGACATCCGCCTGCTCGAAGCCGCGCAGGACCTGGGCGCGACGCCCTGGCAGACCTTCTGGCGCGTGACGGTGCCGCTGTCGCGCGCGGGCATCGTCGCCGGCGCCATGCTGGTGTTCATCCCGTGCGTGGGTGAATACGTGATCCCCGAACTGCTCGGCGGCCCCGAGACGCTGATGATCGGCCGCGTGCTGTGGGACGAGTTCTTCGCCAACAACGACTGGCCGATGGCGTCGAGCGTGGCGGTGGTGATGGTCATGATGATCCTGGTGCCGCTGGCCATCTTCAACCGCAGCCAGGCGCAGGCGACGCACAAATGA